One window of the Lysobacter sp. S4-A87 genome contains the following:
- a CDS encoding FAD-linked oxidase C-terminal domain-containing protein: MNTLPSSLDAEMTALLGDGWRTDPSERLAYAYDNSRRQSLPDAVALPTTPEQVVALVRACRANRVPVVARGRGTNTTGAAVPVAAGVVVSFERMNRIVDIRPGDRCAVVEPGVLNGDLQAALKPHGLFWPPDPTSAGYSTIGGNLACNAGGPRAVKYGASRDNVLALTAVTGTGELIHCGTATTKGATGYDLQRLLVGSEGTLALIVEASLRLTPAPKARRAMRAIYRDVSSAAQAVARLMAQPLTPSMLEFMDADAVRLARDVGGADLPHDAGALLMVEADGDAQTLPHDIEALMRAAEGDGLISLDDAADEAARERLWAARKALSPSLRTLAPGKINEDVVVPVSRIPQLVDGVQSLSREFSLPIVCFGHAGNGNLHVNLLYDPADASQNERAHAAMARVFALTLSLGGTLSGEHGIGLAKREFMPQAIDAPTLAMMRAVKAAFDPDGILNPGKLLPEK; this comes from the coding sequence ATGAACACCCTTCCATCCAGCCTCGATGCCGAAATGACGGCGCTGCTAGGCGATGGCTGGCGCACCGATCCCAGCGAGCGCCTCGCCTACGCCTACGACAACTCGCGGCGGCAATCGCTGCCCGATGCGGTGGCGCTGCCCACCACGCCCGAGCAGGTCGTCGCGCTGGTGCGCGCCTGCCGCGCCAACCGCGTGCCCGTGGTCGCGCGCGGACGCGGCACCAACACCACCGGCGCGGCGGTGCCGGTCGCCGCTGGCGTGGTGGTTTCGTTCGAACGGATGAATCGCATCGTCGATATCCGTCCCGGCGATCGCTGCGCGGTGGTCGAGCCCGGTGTCCTCAATGGCGACCTGCAGGCGGCGCTCAAGCCACATGGCCTGTTCTGGCCACCCGATCCCACCAGCGCCGGCTACAGCACCATCGGCGGCAACCTCGCCTGCAATGCCGGCGGCCCGCGCGCGGTGAAGTACGGCGCCAGTCGCGACAACGTGCTTGCGTTGACGGCGGTAACGGGCACCGGTGAGCTGATCCATTGCGGCACGGCCACCACCAAGGGTGCGACCGGTTACGACCTGCAACGGCTGCTGGTCGGCAGCGAAGGCACCCTGGCGCTGATCGTCGAGGCCAGCCTGCGCCTGACGCCGGCGCCGAAGGCACGACGCGCAATGCGCGCGATCTACCGCGACGTATCCAGCGCGGCCCAGGCCGTGGCGCGGCTGATGGCACAACCGCTGACGCCGTCGATGCTGGAGTTCATGGACGCCGATGCGGTGCGGCTGGCGCGCGATGTCGGCGGTGCCGACCTGCCGCACGATGCCGGTGCGCTGTTGATGGTCGAGGCCGATGGCGATGCGCAGACGCTGCCGCACGACATCGAAGCGCTGATGCGCGCCGCCGAGGGCGACGGGCTGATCTCGCTCGACGATGCCGCCGACGAGGCCGCACGCGAGCGGCTGTGGGCCGCGCGCAAGGCGCTGTCGCCTTCGTTGCGCACGCTTGCACCGGGCAAGATCAACGAAGACGTCGTGGTGCCGGTGTCGCGCATCCCGCAGCTGGTCGATGGCGTGCAGTCGCTGTCGCGCGAGTTCTCCTTGCCGATCGTCTGCTTCGGCCATGCCGGCAACGGCAACCTGCACGTCAACCTGCTCTACGATCCCGCCGATGCCTCGCAGAACGAACGCGCGCACGCGGCGATGGCGCGCGTGTTCGCACTGACGCTGTCGCTGGGTGGCACCTTGTCGGGCGAGCACGGCATCGGCCTGGCGAAGCGTGAGTTCATGCCGCAGGCGATCGATGCACCGACACTGGCGATGATGCGCGCGGTGAAGGCGGCGTTCGATCCGGACGGGATCCTGAATCCGGGGAAGTTATTGCCGGAGAAGTGA
- the ribB gene encoding 3,4-dihydroxy-2-butanone-4-phosphate synthase, with protein MPFSPIPELLEEIRNGRMVVIVDDEDRENEGDLIMAAELVRPQDINFMVTHARGLVCLSLTRERCRQLGLPPMVRDNTSPHHTNFTVSIEAAEGVTTGISAYDRAHTIRTAVRPDAAPSDLSQPGHIFPLQAQPGGVLNRAGHTEAAADLALLAGMEPAGVLVEILNPDGGMARRPQLEEFAAEHGLKIGSIEELIRYRLETEHTVERIDEREIETEHGPFQLFTYRDRLSHGLHFALRRGDPDPATPTLVRVHMLNPLADALHWRRADFGPAVGDVLKAIASQGSGALVLLADGADADAMLARVRAPLHADADASPAAASPGHALAEWRRNGAGGQILADLGLGKLRVLGTPRRQIGLAGFGLEVVEYVELPH; from the coding sequence ATGCCTTTCAGCCCCATCCCCGAACTGCTCGAAGAGATCCGCAACGGCCGCATGGTCGTCATCGTCGATGACGAAGACCGCGAGAACGAAGGCGACCTGATCATGGCCGCCGAACTCGTGCGGCCGCAGGACATCAACTTCATGGTCACGCATGCACGTGGCCTGGTGTGCCTGTCGCTCACGCGCGAGCGCTGCCGCCAGCTCGGCCTGCCGCCGATGGTCCGCGACAACACCTCGCCGCACCACACCAACTTCACCGTCAGCATCGAAGCGGCAGAGGGCGTCACCACCGGCATCTCCGCCTACGATCGCGCCCACACCATCCGCACCGCGGTGCGTCCTGATGCGGCGCCGAGCGATCTCTCGCAGCCCGGCCACATCTTCCCGCTGCAGGCCCAGCCCGGCGGCGTGCTCAACCGCGCCGGCCACACCGAGGCGGCCGCCGACCTGGCGCTGCTGGCCGGCATGGAACCGGCCGGCGTGCTGGTGGAGATCCTCAACCCCGATGGCGGCATGGCGCGCCGGCCGCAGCTGGAGGAGTTCGCCGCCGAGCACGGCCTGAAGATCGGCTCGATCGAGGAGCTGATCCGCTACCGCCTCGAAACCGAACACACGGTCGAGCGCATCGACGAGCGCGAGATCGAAACCGAGCACGGGCCGTTCCAGTTGTTCACCTACCGCGACCGCCTCAGCCACGGCCTGCATTTCGCCCTGCGCCGCGGCGACCCCGACCCGGCAACGCCGACGCTGGTGCGCGTGCACATGCTCAACCCGCTGGCCGACGCGCTGCACTGGCGCCGTGCCGACTTCGGCCCGGCGGTCGGCGACGTGCTCAAGGCGATCGCCAGCCAGGGCAGCGGCGCGCTGGTGCTGCTGGCCGACGGTGCCGACGCCGACGCGATGCTGGCGCGCGTGCGCGCGCCGTTGCATGCCGATGCCGACGCCAGCCCGGCGGCGGCGAGCCCGGGCCACGCCCTGGCCGAATGGCGTCGCAACGGTGCCGGGGGCCAGATCCTGGCCGACCTGGGCCTGGGCAAGCTGCGGGTGCTGGGCACGCCGCGCCGGCAGATCGGCCTGGCCGGCTTCGGCCTGGAAGTGGTCGAGTACGTCGAGTTGCCGCACTGA
- a CDS encoding riboflavin synthase encodes MFTGIIEGVGRLAASEQRGGDVRLTVDVGTLEFDSVKLGESIAVNGVCLTVVEFDATTFAADASNETLSLTTLGALGPGAIVNLERAMRPTDRLGGHLVSGHVDGLGRVAAVTEDARAQRWRFNAPAPLLRYIAKKGSICVDGVSLTVNEVDADGFEVALIPHTVANTAFAQTGVGDVVNLEIDLVARYVERLLAGRDQSN; translated from the coding sequence ATGTTCACCGGCATCATCGAGGGCGTCGGCCGCCTGGCCGCCAGCGAGCAACGCGGCGGCGATGTCCGCCTCACGGTCGACGTCGGCACGCTCGAATTCGACTCGGTCAAGCTTGGCGAAAGCATCGCGGTCAACGGCGTGTGCCTGACCGTGGTCGAGTTCGACGCAACGACTTTCGCCGCCGACGCCTCCAACGAGACCCTGTCGCTGACGACGCTGGGTGCGCTCGGGCCCGGTGCGATCGTCAACCTGGAGCGGGCGATGCGTCCGACCGACCGCCTCGGCGGTCACCTGGTCAGCGGCCACGTCGACGGACTCGGCCGTGTCGCCGCCGTCACCGAGGATGCACGCGCGCAGCGCTGGCGCTTCAACGCACCAGCGCCGCTGCTGCGCTACATCGCGAAGAAAGGATCGATCTGCGTCGACGGCGTCAGCCTGACCGTCAACGAAGTCGATGCCGACGGCTTCGAGGTCGCGCTGATCCCGCACACGGTCGCCAACACGGCGTTCGCGCAGACCGGCGTCGGCGATGTGGTGAACCTCGAGATCGACCTGGTAGCGCGCTATGTCGAGCGCCTGCTGGCCGGGCGCGATCAATCCAACTAG
- the thiL gene encoding thiamine-phosphate kinase, translating into MAEFDLIARIQSRVGHRDDVILGIGDDAAVLQVPAGMHLVVATDTLNAGVHFPPETPATDIGWKALAVNLSDLAAMGAEPAWCTLSLSLPDNDEAWLDVFVEAFLDGFLDLASQHRIALVGGDTTRGPLSISVTVHGFVSPGRALRRDAARVGDDVWVSGTLGDAAAALEQWRAGVSGDARLRTRLDRPVPRVALGRALVGMAHACIDLSDGLLADLGHVCRGSGFGADLDLDSLPASDALQAFASGDARRLLQVAGGDDYELCFTAPSDRLDDVQRAADSVGVQVSWVGRITAKEGVRAFDADALEWQPPRKGYEHFG; encoded by the coding sequence ATGGCAGAGTTCGACCTCATCGCCCGCATCCAGTCTCGCGTCGGCCATCGCGACGACGTCATCCTCGGCATCGGCGACGATGCCGCGGTGCTGCAGGTGCCGGCCGGGATGCACCTGGTCGTGGCCACCGACACGCTCAACGCAGGCGTGCATTTCCCGCCCGAAACCCCTGCCACCGACATCGGCTGGAAGGCACTGGCAGTCAATCTCTCCGATCTGGCGGCGATGGGCGCGGAGCCCGCCTGGTGCACGCTGTCGCTGTCCCTGCCCGACAACGATGAAGCGTGGCTCGACGTGTTCGTCGAAGCGTTCCTCGACGGCTTCCTCGACCTGGCCTCGCAACATCGCATCGCACTCGTTGGCGGCGACACCACGCGCGGCCCGCTCTCGATCAGCGTGACCGTGCACGGCTTCGTCTCGCCCGGGCGCGCGCTGCGCCGTGACGCCGCGCGCGTCGGCGACGACGTCTGGGTCAGCGGCACGCTCGGCGATGCCGCGGCGGCGCTGGAGCAATGGCGCGCGGGTGTAAGCGGCGATGCGCGACTGCGCACCCGGCTCGACCGGCCGGTGCCGCGCGTCGCGCTGGGCCGGGCCCTGGTCGGCATGGCGCATGCCTGCATCGACCTGTCCGACGGGCTGCTCGCCGATCTGGGCCACGTCTGCCGCGGCAGTGGCTTCGGTGCCGACCTCGACCTGGATTCGCTCCCCGCCTCCGATGCACTGCAGGCGTTCGCCAGCGGTGACGCACGCAGGCTGCTGCAGGTCGCCGGCGGCGACGATTACGAGCTGTGCTTCACCGCGCCGTCCGACCGCCTCGACGACGTCCAGCGCGCTGCCGACAGCGTGGGCGTGCAGGTCAGCTGGGTCGGCCGCATCACCGCGAAGGAAGGCGTGCGCGCCTTCGACGCGGACGCGCTGGAGTGGCAGCCGCCGCGCAAGGGTTACGAGCACTTCGGCTGA
- the ribH gene encoding 6,7-dimethyl-8-ribityllumazine synthase: MPHYEGDLRSPEGARFAIIASRWNPRITDTLVAGARKTFADNGVNEAAVDVIRVPGAWEIPLVAARLAAAGQHAAVVALGCVVRGDTRHYEQVADGCSDGLMRVSLDYGLPVANGVLAVERHEDAEARAGGSHGNKGEEAALAALEMSHLLGQLP, from the coding sequence ATGCCCCACTACGAAGGCGACCTGCGCAGCCCCGAGGGCGCGCGCTTCGCGATCATCGCCAGTCGCTGGAACCCGCGCATCACCGATACGCTGGTGGCGGGCGCGCGCAAGACATTTGCCGACAACGGCGTGAACGAGGCCGCCGTGGACGTGATCCGCGTCCCCGGTGCCTGGGAAATCCCGCTGGTGGCCGCGCGCCTGGCGGCTGCCGGCCAGCACGCCGCGGTGGTCGCGCTGGGTTGCGTCGTGCGCGGCGACACGCGCCATTACGAACAGGTCGCCGACGGATGCTCGGACGGCCTGATGCGGGTGTCGCTGGACTACGGCCTGCCCGTGGCCAACGGCGTGCTCGCGGTCGAGCGCCATGAAGATGCCGAGGCCCGCGCAGGCGGCAGTCACGGCAACAAGGGCGAAGAGGCGGCACTGGCCGCGTTGGAAATGAGTCACCTGCTGGGACAACTGCCATGA
- a CDS encoding DUF2950 domain-containing protein yields MTTAARLFALTCLALIAPLAGAQEAFPTQEAAAQALVAALGTTKVDEPRLGTILGPDWETYVPRGSVERSDVDAFLTRYREKHSFQTPSSGRAILAVGKDTWTLPIPLEKKPSGWVFNVKAGEPEIRARRIGRNELDAVQAVLAYHDAQMDYASVDRDGDGLLAYAQKFLSSDGVHDGLYWPEENGIDDSPLGPLFGDDDTPDGVWHGYRYRILTAQGPSAPGGEYGYLLGDRMSRGFALIAWPAKYADTGVMSFMISHEGEVFEKDMGPESEKLAEAMTRFDPDSSWKEVPTDTSAAAR; encoded by the coding sequence ATGACCACCGCCGCTCGCTTGTTCGCGCTGACCTGCCTGGCCCTGATCGCTCCGCTGGCCGGTGCGCAGGAGGCGTTCCCGACACAGGAAGCCGCTGCGCAGGCCCTGGTGGCCGCGCTGGGCACCACGAAGGTCGATGAGCCGCGCCTTGGCACGATCCTCGGCCCCGACTGGGAAACCTACGTACCGCGCGGCAGCGTCGAGCGCAGCGACGTGGACGCCTTCCTCACACGCTATCGCGAGAAGCATTCGTTCCAGACGCCATCTTCCGGCCGCGCGATCCTTGCCGTCGGCAAGGACACGTGGACCTTGCCGATCCCGCTCGAGAAGAAGCCGTCGGGCTGGGTGTTCAACGTCAAGGCAGGCGAACCGGAGATCCGCGCGCGCCGCATTGGCCGCAACGAGCTCGATGCGGTCCAGGCCGTCCTGGCCTATCACGACGCGCAGATGGACTATGCCTCGGTCGACCGCGATGGCGACGGCCTGCTTGCTTACGCGCAGAAATTCCTCAGCAGCGACGGCGTGCACGATGGTCTGTACTGGCCCGAGGAGAACGGGATCGACGACAGCCCGCTGGGACCGTTGTTCGGCGACGACGACACGCCCGACGGCGTATGGCACGGATACCGCTACCGGATCCTCACCGCGCAGGGCCCGTCCGCGCCGGGCGGCGAGTACGGCTACCTGCTGGGCGACAGGATGAGTCGCGGCTTCGCCCTGATCGCCTGGCCGGCCAAGTACGCCGACACCGGCGTGATGAGCTTCATGATCAGCCACGAGGGCGAAGTGTTCGAGAAGGACATGGGGCCCGAGAGCGAGAAGCTGGCCGAGGCGATGACGCGCTTCGATCCCGACAGCAGCTGGAAGGAAGTGCCGACCGATACATCGGCGGCAGCCAGATGA
- the ribD gene encoding bifunctional diaminohydroxyphosphoribosylaminopyrimidine deaminase/5-amino-6-(5-phosphoribosylamino)uracil reductase RibD has protein sequence MAFTATDHAMMAQALRLAERGAYTTKPNPMVGCVIAHGDEIVGEGWHQRAGEPHAEVFALRAAGERARGATAYVTLEPCAHTGRTGPCAEALIAAGVTRVVAAMRDPFPQVDGAGFERLKAAGIAVDSGLMETQARALNRGFLSRVERGRPWLRVKLATSLDGRSALASGESKWISGEASRLDVQHWRARAGAIVTGAGTVLADDPALTVRLEDDTPFIAPLRVVLDPGLATVARGRVREGDAPTLYIHAPDAKPPRGIQAQLAAVTVRDGRFDLEAVLRLLAERGVNEIQLEAGATLAGAFLAARLVDEVLLYVAPVLLGERARPLFDGLAIDSMSQKLDMAIVESRYIGQDVRLLLRPQPAAAGTAPGG, from the coding sequence ATGGCATTCACCGCCACCGACCACGCGATGATGGCCCAGGCGCTGCGCCTGGCCGAACGCGGCGCCTACACCACCAAGCCCAATCCGATGGTGGGTTGCGTGATCGCGCATGGCGACGAGATCGTCGGCGAAGGCTGGCACCAGCGCGCCGGTGAACCTCACGCCGAAGTATTCGCACTGCGTGCCGCGGGCGAGCGGGCCCGTGGCGCGACGGCCTACGTGACGCTGGAGCCGTGCGCACACACCGGGCGCACCGGCCCGTGTGCCGAGGCATTGATTGCCGCCGGCGTCACGCGCGTGGTGGCGGCGATGCGCGACCCGTTTCCGCAGGTCGACGGCGCCGGTTTCGAGCGCCTGAAGGCCGCCGGCATCGCAGTCGATTCGGGCCTGATGGAAACCCAGGCGCGCGCGCTCAACCGCGGCTTCCTGTCTCGCGTCGAACGCGGCCGTCCCTGGCTGCGGGTGAAGCTGGCGACCAGCCTCGACGGCCGCAGCGCACTCGCCAGCGGCGAGTCGAAGTGGATCAGCGGCGAAGCCTCGCGCCTGGACGTGCAGCACTGGCGCGCACGCGCGGGCGCGATCGTGACCGGCGCCGGCACCGTGCTCGCCGACGATCCGGCGCTGACCGTGCGCCTGGAAGACGACACGCCGTTCATTGCGCCGCTGCGGGTCGTGCTCGATCCGGGCCTGGCCACGGTCGCGCGTGGTCGCGTGCGCGAAGGCGACGCGCCAACGCTCTACATCCACGCACCCGATGCCAAACCGCCGCGCGGCATCCAGGCGCAGTTGGCGGCAGTGACCGTGCGCGACGGCCGGTTCGACCTCGAAGCGGTGCTGCGCCTGCTTGCAGAGCGCGGCGTCAACGAGATCCAGCTCGAAGCCGGGGCCACGCTCGCGGGTGCCTTCCTCGCCGCGAGACTGGTCGACGAAGTGCTCCTGTACGTTGCCCCTGTGCTGCTGGGCGAGCGTGCGCGGCCATTGTTCGATGGCCTCGCCATCGACTCGATGTCACAGAAGCTCGACATGGCCATTGTCGAGTCGCGTTACATTGGCCAGGACGTGCGGCTGCTGTTGCGGCCGCAACCGGCCGCCGCAGGGACGGCACCTGGCGGCTAG
- the nrdR gene encoding transcriptional regulator NrdR — protein sequence MHCPFCQHNDTRVIDSRVSDDGATIRRRRVCEACGERFSTLETIELKLPLVIKSDGRREAFDARKLRASFDRALQKRPVAEEQIEAAVRAVVHQLRMTAERELQSRRVGEFVMAEMRKLDHVAYVRFASVYRAFQDVADFREELDRLESDSSAEGQLPLLEGEPEPTPRGRKR from the coding sequence ATGCATTGCCCCTTCTGCCAGCACAATGACACCCGAGTCATCGATTCGCGGGTCTCCGACGATGGCGCAACGATTCGTCGGCGCCGCGTCTGCGAAGCGTGTGGCGAACGTTTCTCCACGCTGGAAACCATCGAGCTCAAGCTGCCGCTGGTGATCAAGAGCGACGGGCGCCGCGAGGCGTTCGACGCCCGCAAGCTGCGCGCCAGTTTCGACCGCGCGCTGCAGAAGCGGCCGGTGGCCGAGGAGCAGATCGAAGCGGCGGTGCGCGCGGTGGTGCACCAGTTGCGCATGACCGCCGAGCGCGAGCTGCAGTCGCGTCGCGTCGGCGAGTTCGTCATGGCCGAAATGCGCAAGCTCGACCATGTCGCGTACGTGCGGTTCGCCTCGGTCTACCGCGCGTTCCAGGACGTGGCCGATTTCCGCGAGGAGCTCGACCGTCTCGAAAGCGACAGCTCCGCCGAAGGCCAGTTGCCCTTGCTGGAAGGCGAACCCGAGCCGACGCCACGCGGCAGGAAGCGCTGA
- the glyA gene encoding serine hydroxymethyltransferase — protein sequence MFPSSARIAGYDDELAQAIANEARRQEDHVELIASENYASPRVMEAQGSVLTNKYAEGYPGKRYYGGCEYVDVAEQLAIDRLKQLFGADYANVQPHSGSQANQAVYFALLNPGDTILGMSLAHGGHLTHGAKVNASGKLFNAVQYGVNDQGMIDYDEVERLALEHKPKMVVAGFSAYSQKIDWARFRAIADKVGAFLFVDMAHVAGLVAAGVYPNPLPHAHVVTSTTHKTLRGPRGGIIVAKDASEDMVKKLQSIVFPGIQGGPLMHVIAAKAVAFKEALEPEFTAYQQQVVKNAQAMAETIIKRGYKIVSGGTQNHLMLIDMIGKGVTGKDAEAALGKAHITVNKNAVPNDPQKPFVTSGLRIGTPAVTTRGYLEADCVELANWICDVLDAPGDDKVIATVREQVTQQCRKFPVYG from the coding sequence GATGAACTGGCCCAGGCCATCGCCAATGAGGCCCGCCGCCAGGAGGATCACGTCGAACTGATCGCCTCGGAGAACTACGCCAGCCCGCGCGTGATGGAGGCCCAGGGCAGTGTCCTGACCAACAAGTACGCCGAAGGTTACCCGGGCAAGCGCTACTACGGCGGCTGCGAGTACGTCGACGTGGCCGAGCAGCTCGCCATCGACCGCCTCAAGCAGCTGTTTGGCGCGGACTACGCCAACGTCCAGCCGCATTCGGGCTCGCAGGCCAACCAGGCCGTCTATTTCGCCCTGCTCAACCCGGGCGACACGATCCTGGGCATGTCGCTGGCCCACGGCGGCCACCTCACCCACGGCGCCAAGGTCAATGCCAGCGGCAAGCTGTTCAACGCCGTCCAGTACGGCGTCAACGACCAGGGCATGATCGACTACGACGAAGTCGAGAGGCTGGCCCTGGAGCACAAGCCGAAGATGGTCGTCGCCGGCTTCTCGGCCTACTCGCAGAAGATCGACTGGGCGCGCTTCCGCGCCATCGCCGACAAGGTCGGTGCGTTCCTGTTCGTCGACATGGCCCACGTTGCCGGCCTGGTGGCCGCCGGTGTCTACCCGAACCCGCTGCCGCACGCGCACGTGGTCACCTCGACGACGCACAAGACCCTGCGCGGCCCGCGCGGCGGAATCATCGTGGCCAAGGATGCGTCCGAGGACATGGTCAAGAAGCTGCAGAGCATCGTCTTCCCGGGCATCCAGGGCGGTCCGCTGATGCACGTGATCGCGGCCAAGGCCGTGGCCTTCAAGGAAGCGCTGGAGCCGGAGTTCACCGCCTACCAGCAGCAGGTCGTCAAGAACGCGCAGGCGATGGCGGAAACCATCATCAAGCGCGGTTACAAGATCGTCTCCGGCGGCACCCAGAACCACCTGATGCTGATCGACATGATCGGCAAGGGCGTCACCGGCAAGGACGCCGAAGCCGCGCTCGGCAAGGCCCACATCACGGTCAACAAGAATGCCGTGCCCAACGACCCGCAGAAGCCGTTCGTGACCTCGGGCCTGCGCATCGGCACGCCGGCCGTCACCACCCGCGGCTACCTGGAAGCCGACTGCGTCGAGCTGGCCAACTGGATCTGCGACGTGCTCGATGCACCGGGCGACGACAAGGTCATCGCCACCGTGCGCGAGCAGGTGACGCAGCAGTGCCGCAAGTTCCCGGTCTACGGCTGA
- the nusB gene encoding transcription antitermination factor NusB — protein sequence MNRRRNDGIDPVARSRARRRALQAVYAWQMSGATAPDVISQFAHEQAHEVADLEYFEDLVRGVDQHCNDLDEALQPFLDREIDQVDAIERAALRIAAYELRLRPDVPYRVVINEAIESVKRFGAEHGHTYVNGVLDHAAAAWRATEVQAPRGR from the coding sequence ATGAACCGCCGTCGCAACGATGGAATCGATCCCGTAGCCCGCTCGCGTGCGCGTCGTCGCGCCCTGCAGGCCGTGTATGCCTGGCAGATGTCCGGCGCCACCGCGCCGGACGTGATCTCGCAGTTCGCCCACGAGCAGGCGCACGAAGTCGCCGACCTGGAGTACTTCGAGGACCTGGTGCGTGGCGTCGACCAGCACTGCAACGACCTCGACGAAGCACTGCAGCCGTTCCTCGACCGCGAGATCGACCAGGTCGACGCGATCGAGCGCGCCGCGCTGCGCATCGCCGCCTATGAGCTGCGCCTGCGTCCGGACGTGCCGTACCGCGTGGTGATCAACGAGGCCATCGAGTCGGTCAAGCGGTTCGGCGCCGAACACGGCCACACCTACGTCAACGGCGTGCTCGACCATGCCGCCGCGGCCTGGCGCGCGACCGAAGTGCAGGCGCCGCGCGGCAGGTAA
- a CDS encoding class I SAM-dependent methyltransferase → MTKDPATTHPTFKDHFSGIADAYAQARPEYPDALFDAIAAVVPASASVWEPGCGSGQATRGLATRFAHVHATEPSAKQLAQHWAHGGQGNVSLAVEPGERTALADGSVQLVAVAQALHWFDREPFFRECERVLTHGGVLAAWGYGDFVAPEGMVDAVDAFRARIEPYWPPERAQIDARYAGYEWPFPALPAPELWLEVEWGLGQFLRYLSSMSAVARCAADTGEDPVARHGPALAAAWGGEGDSRLIQWPLFLHLRRKP, encoded by the coding sequence ATGACCAAGGACCCGGCAACGACGCATCCCACCTTCAAGGACCACTTCTCCGGCATCGCCGACGCCTACGCGCAGGCACGCCCGGAATACCCCGACGCGTTGTTCGATGCGATCGCCGCGGTGGTTCCCGCCAGCGCCAGTGTCTGGGAACCCGGCTGCGGAAGCGGCCAGGCCACGCGCGGACTGGCGACCCGCTTCGCCCACGTCCACGCCACCGAACCCAGCGCCAAGCAGCTGGCCCAGCACTGGGCACACGGCGGGCAGGGCAATGTCAGCCTCGCGGTCGAACCGGGCGAACGCACCGCGCTCGCCGACGGCAGCGTGCAGCTGGTGGCGGTCGCGCAGGCGCTGCACTGGTTCGACCGCGAACCCTTTTTTCGCGAGTGCGAGCGCGTGCTCACCCACGGTGGCGTGCTCGCGGCCTGGGGCTACGGCGATTTCGTCGCCCCGGAAGGGATGGTCGATGCGGTGGACGCCTTCCGCGCCCGCATCGAGCCCTACTGGCCGCCCGAACGCGCGCAGATCGATGCCCGCTATGCCGGCTACGAGTGGCCGTTCCCGGCGTTGCCGGCGCCGGAGCTATGGCTGGAGGTCGAATGGGGCCTGGGCCAGTTCCTGCGTTACCTGTCGAGCATGTCGGCCGTGGCCCGCTGCGCTGCCGATACCGGCGAGGATCCGGTCGCCCGCCACGGCCCGGCGCTGGCCGCCGCCTGGGGCGGGGAGGGCGACAGCCGCCTGATCCAGTGGCCGCTGTTCCTGCACCTGCGGCGCAAGCCCTGA